One genomic region from Hemiscyllium ocellatum isolate sHemOce1 chromosome 13, sHemOce1.pat.X.cur, whole genome shotgun sequence encodes:
- the camk2n1a gene encoding calcium/calmodulin-dependent protein kinase II inhibitor 1a: MLAAGSPILSRALQAQYEDNISITTGGQRSPTLRINPTTTTPPLKRPALYNCFKSLNFQEVFFSLCLIYFLPPVLGCIPFALGDAMSEILPYSEEKMAHFGGENDVGQLSFSCRLQDTNTFFGGSQPKRPPKLAQIGRAKRVVIEDDRLDDVLKGREDKTSSGV, encoded by the exons ATGTTGGCGGCGGGGTCTCCGATTCTCTCCAGAGCTCTCCAAGCACAGTACGAAGACAACATCTCCATTACCACCGGCGGGCAGCGGTCACCGACACTCAGGATTAACCCCACCACGACCACCCCTCCCCTGAAAAGACCCGCCTTGTACAATTGCTTCAAGTCGCTGAATTTCcaggaggtttttttttctctctgtttaatttattttttgcCACCCGTTCTTGGTTGCATCCCCTTCGCTCTTGGAGACGCTATGTCGGAGATTCTGCCCTACAGCGAGGAGAAGATGGCTCATTTCGGCGGCGAGAATGATGTCGGTCAGCTCTCCTTCAGCTGTCGCCTCCAGGACACTAACACCTTCTTCGGGGGCTCCCAGCCCAAGAGACCCCCCAAACTGGCACAGATTGGCAGAGCTAAGCGAG TTGTTATCGAAGACGACAGACTAGATGATGTTCTGAAGGGGCGGGAGGACAAAACCTCGTCTGGAGTGTAA